gagagcagcagtcagctggaaAAACTCGCAAAAACTCTGACACTAGAGAGAGAATaggagaggacggggaagcccgtctaacCAATCAATTACAAGTAtcgggagacgcagctcacgtatgtgatgaagACAGGACGTAGTTATGTCATGTATagttctttagtgcgcttgcataactgcagtgtgagaCCAAAACTAACCGGATCAAATGTTTAACATGTAACAAataacatgaaccttggtccggaccttggtctggactttcaggtgtgaaaaggccCTATATGACGTAAGTTATATTTACTGtgcagaaatatgaaatctACAGTATTTGCAGTTGACCCAAGGGAATGAGTGatgtaatggaaaaatgtgtACAATACAGCAGGCTTATTTTAGAAAAGGTCTCTTACACTTGCATCATTGGACTGCTTCCATTTTATTTCCTCTCCTTCTTTCCTGCTTTGCATTTCTCGCAAATCCCCTCATGAGTGTTTGCACAACACGGGTGCTGATCAAGGCATGAAGTGGCCTGTTGTTGTCCAGAGGCTGTGAGCAGGCCACGTCACAAGtgtacacgcacacgcacgcacacgcacactcaaATGTGCCATAACATCTTTAAGCAGCTTTACTTGAAAacagttttcctttttttctttataagTTCCTCTGTGGCTCATTGATATTCAGTTTGAATATCATTAGTTTGATaatgctttattggcatgatgGTTAGATTGAAAAACTGTTTGCCAATGCACATGCATAAACggagtaagaaaaaaaaaaaaaatgaatacaccGCTAGCTACTCAACAGAAGATAGAAGAAATACTCACAATTAGAAtaagaaaaaaactgtattacTGTTTCTAAAATCCTCAAAAAATAAATtctcagtctctttctctcatacCTTTGGTTGTTGGGCAGGTATCATTATGGGCGTATTCTGGAGGAGTATGAGCAGAGCACAGGAATGCACGACGACTTCAGTGGAAACACAACTCCCCTCTCAAGTAAGATCCTCTTACTGTTGGGAACTTGGGATCAGATCTGAAACCCTTTGATCCCTGACTGTTTTCAGGCATTTCATATTTGGTTTTAATTTGTGGCATTGGCCATGCATATCTCTCATTTTGGAATGGtaatgtcttttgtttttaatagaataaaaaaaaaaaatgtaaatatctcaacaactatttgatGAATTGTCATGAAGTCTTACAGATCCACATGTAGGCTCTTTTTTCAGCATATTACTGTATTATATTATCTTTAATAAGCCTTCTAACAGAGTTAGAGTTAAGGATTTACATAATGTGCCTGTGCTTAGCAAAGTAGAAGCCTAATGGTGTTCTGTGATGCTGACCAACACTGGTTAAAGAGTATTAGGGATAGGTTTAATACTTGTGAagtatgaagtgtgtgtgtgtgtgtgtgtgtgtgtgtgtgtgtgtgtgtgtgtgtgtgtgtgtgtgtgtgtgtgtgtgtgtgtgtcaggaacATTGGATTATGATTTATCAAAGTCATTAACGAGGATATTGTTTTGGGCCCAACACTGCCTAAAGATCTAATGACATTTATcaagaaattttttttttttttttgcagaaaaaaagttaCTTTGATGTTTTGGTCTCCTTTTTGGTTAATTCAATGTCAAATAATCTAAACACAGTTCATTTTGAGTTTTATATGAAAAAGTTGAACTCCCACAGTAATTGGTGTTATGTTTTGCTGTAGCCTCCAGCACCATGAATATCTAAGTGTAATTGTGTAATTTATTAGAACTACTAAGTCAGTTTTCTAATGTTGAGATTTTTCATCTGCCTGGTCCATACTTAAAATGTTCACTTACTTTTTCACTAATACCTCCAGTTTTTGAATTTTGCTTCTCAACAGTATGAGCACTCTTTGAGGAGACAGTTCAGTCATTTATTATTATGggattgtcatttttttgttgaaCGTAAACTAGCCAGTTTGCAAACACCCACTGGACTGTTTCCATGAATTAAAAACTAGCACTACTTGAGGATGTCAATCGTTGCCATCATAAATGCTCAGAAAAAATATTAACGATTTAGTGCGTGATTCTCAGTGAGTGATGAGTGAATaccttttgaaaataaaaaaaaaaaagaattcatgGATTCATGGGGTCTGAGTTTAGGCCAgcttgttgttattgttttgagAAAATCTTTACATCAACAAGCATCATAAAGTATCTTAAAGTAGAATTTTGAATCATAGACATTTTAATTAATGTTGTCCGTCTGTACGTCCCATCCTCGTGAACATGATATCTCAGGAACACCTTcagggaattttttttttttaaatttggcaCAAACGTCCTCTTGGACTCAAGGATGAACTAATTACATTTTGGTGGTCAAAGGTCACTGTCACctcagaaaacacatttttggctATAACTCAAGAATTCATACgctaataataacaaaatatgacacaaatgtctaataggaTAAATTATGAGGTTATGACATTTTAAATCCCAAAAGTCcacttcactgtgacatcataatgttcagaaccccccccccgcatttatgctaaactgaagcAAGCGTCCATAGGAGAATTTCCAATAGTggggaaatgggagcgagagctcaGCCCGGAGGGGAACGCAAtcaattgggagacagtttgggacaacatttcccattgttccaagaacccaaatcaccagcagatccacttcaacgtATGTCATAGGACAAATTGGACTCCTCAAAAGAGATaagtctctaaagtcattcccactccctattgcacgttctgtcaacctgaacacactggaactttcctacacatggtctgggagtgtgaacaggtgcatgagttctggaataaaacatcaataatatctgatgtgataggatgtcgtattcctactgacccgattgttttgttacttaatgacgactctaaattacatctgcttgggagacaagaaaatttggctagccggctcatccgcaaccaagaaaatgatagctcaacactggctcccccccccactctttttgtataaaacagtggttggcgtactTTCTAGACATAATTATGctggagctctctacagcaaggattaacaaagccaagtcatcgactatagacctatgggaaaatgcagcagcacaaatatcagtcctaatgacctcagcaccacaagaactagaggaaAGTGACAAGTGAGGCAAGGTgcgatttctgtttgtttattatttgtttttgttttgttttgttttcttcctcGAGGCCGTGGgggagggtttttgttcttgttcggtttgtatttctctgtttctgttctgtatgtttgcaagaaaaaaaaaaaaaaaaaaagttgatctaaaaataaaaagaacccCCCCGcttttctggccattattcaacACCATAACTCAGAAACAGAAGGGAAGACTGACCATATTTCACATTTGGTTGGAAACCGAGTTGGTGACACTTATCTTGGACGCCCAccttgaaactgtggtgattgtCTAGATCTTTTGTGCTGCCtggttgaagatgtgtgtgttaAGCATCCATGTTTTAGAATTTTTAGTCATGGCTACAACTTTGGGTTTTATCCTGTTCCTCTTCTAGTCCACCACTAGCTCATTGGTTTTATATTGCTTTCTAtctaggtattgaaattgggtattgaatgacaaggcaaTTTTCGATACTCAATATTTAAGAGGCAAAattggtcggtgcctaaaaagtattgaatttggtacccagccctaatgccacgccatgttttattgtttcatCCTTTGGTTAGTAAAGTAAGCAGTATCTTACTCCGACCTCTCCCCTCAGGCCCCTGTCCCCAGTTGAAGCTCCTGTGTGGAGCCGATTTCCTCGACACTTTCAAGATCCCTGGCCTGTGGCGGGACGACCACGTGGAGGAGGTGGCCGGGCGCTTCGGCCTCGTCTGCGTCAGTCGAGGGGGGCTTCAGCCCGAGCGAGCCGTGCACGAGTCGGACACGCTCTCGCGGCAGCGTCAAAACATTTTCCTCGTGAGGGAATGGGTGAGGAATGAGACGAGCGCCACAGAGATCCGCCGGGCTCTGAGAAGGGATCGGAGTGTGAAATACCTGATCCCAGACGCTGTGATAGAATATATTCACAAGCACAACCTCTACACGGAGGACAGCGAGAGAAGAAATAAAGGCACAGTGCTGAGGCCGCTCGCCAAACAGGCACAGCCAGTAAAGAGTCTGGATGACTGATAGATGGACGGCTGCAGCGTTGAGCTGAACATGGGGCCTTTGATGTGTGAATTCACACAGATAGGTGCTTCTCTTCAGGGACTGGAAGCTCTGTTAACTTCCACTGGACTGTTTGCACAACCTGCATAGAAGCACACTGAAATGTGTTCCTTCAGGCATCACTTGTTTTCAGTCGGATGCATCTACACAGTgctgtcttttgttttgttttttgattattttttgggcgtTTTTTTCGCcattaatttttgacaggacagctgggtGAGAAAGctgtgagagagggggaagacatgcaggaaatcgtcacaggtcggattcgaaccctggaggCATCGAGGCGTAAACATCTCAGTAcacgtgcgcctgctctaccactgagccaacccggccacgtgcTGTGTCTTTTTAATCATACACATTGCAAGTACTGAGCCCCATCTTTGTGTCAATGAACATTTGTTTCCTAAAAGTTTTTCAATCCTTTGCAGTTTTACACATTTCACATCATTGCAGAGTTGGAtaaattgaaataaaatcctgtaTATTTGAAATATTGCTATCTGAGTGGTGTTTTCCCTTGTAGCTGtctaaatgtataaaataataaCCATAACCACGATTTTAGAAATAATAAGGTCACAAGTCCAAGTACCCCCAACAACCCAAATCCCACCCTAACAACATGACTAGTTTTGTTTTACCattcatatatatttataaaaatacaACAGATCAGACTTTGTCAGAGATAAAGCAGTAAAGTCCTGGACTTTTCATTGTTTCATCTCTGTCCTTGATGTTAACACAGTCTGTTGGTAGACTTTATTAAAACAGAGATAGGCATTTCAATGTTTGACATTAAGATATATTAGAAAATGAGGACTAAAGAACTTTTGAAACGTACAACATGAATCATATGAACAAAAAATGCCAccgtgggtgtgtttgtgtgtgtatagtatATTAGATAGTGTGCATTTTAATCACTCAGCTACCAGAACGCCCCATGGGTATGTTTTTAGTTGAAGAAATTTAAACTGGATCCTGTTTTAAATTTCCTCACATATGAAGGTCTTTGTTGGTGTCTCTACTCTGCAGCAGCCTCCCAACAGCAACTCATTGTGGATCTATTCCGTTTCCCCATTATCCAAACACTGTGTCTACAAGCCTGTATTTTTTCCTCCGAAGGATTTAAAGTAATCTGACAGTTGCTCAGCTACAGGAGGTGTTTTCTCATTGAGGCCAATGGCTGAAAGCGCCACTGTGACTGATACTCACTGGCATCCTTtaaaagactgtgtgtgtgtgtgtgtgtgtgtgtgtgtgtcagtaaagGATTTAGACAGTGGGTTTGCTGCAGCCCGCCTAAAAGAGAGATTACCAAATTAATTGAGTTATTTAGGCGAAACAAAAGATATGACAGTCCTATTGTGCTACATTTTGGATCATTTTAAGCTCAGGTGACTCTGCTTTTGTGCTGTGCATACTACCCACACTGTGTGCTCCACTCAGCCGCATCCACATGCGCATCTGTTTTTTGATAGATCTTTGTGTGATTTTATTCCATTAGGCTGAATGTTGAAGGCCCCGCATAATGATTTTAACATGATTAAAACCGGCCTCATCTTATACAACAGAACCAGGCCAAATCTGCCACATGTGGAACTCCATATATGTAAGTGTGCCTGTGTCAAATGAAAAAGCAGGTGTATTCATCCTAATCCCACATAAAACCAATCTACATTATGTATGCATGTTCCAAGCATACAATATGTAGGGAAAGCATGGGGAGGATTGAGGGGTTACGTAGAGTCGACCGGGGGAGGGAAGTGGGAGGTAATCGGATTAAAGTGAATTTGGTTCAAATTGGGGCTTTTGACAGCAGGTCCTGCACTCAGGCACAAGTAGCCATCCACAGTGGACCTCGTCATCATTCACTAGGAGTAGGGAAAGCAGCAGAGCAACAAACAGCCAACATGCCAGCTGATTTGAACGGATATTGGAAAATGATTTCCAATGATAACTTTGAGGAGTATCTGAAGGCTCTCGGTGAGtatgtagcagggcatagtgGAGGACAGGCCTGGTAAAGGTAAAGGTAAAGGCATGCAGCAAACTTATCATCATTAGAGCTCTTAATAGCAAAGTTGGCATTATAATCTTCTACCGTTCATAGAAATCCTCATATTTCGACAGTAGTGGAGTTTTGATTGAAGATTGCAACCATCTCGTATTTTGTTTCATATCTCACATTGTACAACAGTGAGAGAAATGCAAATTTGTTGTGACAATATCTTTCAATTACTTTTATGTAACAACTATAGTTATTGTCAGCAACAGTTATTGTCggcattttttaaaaatcttaaCAGGAATGTTCCACTTCACCTCAAAATAATCAAGCTGGATTGGAAATATGTTATACAGTCTGCTGCATCTAACTTCGTTTTAAATctgtacatacatgtatgtgtcTGAAACTGTGCGAGTCCACTAAAGTGCCCTGCTTCTCCTGTTTCTTGTTCATTTTCTCACCTTCCTCGGGGACCTGTTACAGAAGTAAACATCGCCATCAGGAAAATCGCCACCTTGTTGAAGCCTGACAAGGACATTGTCCACGATGGGGACCACATAATCATCAAAACCCTCAGCACCTTCAAAAACTACAACATGGACTTCCATGTGGGCAAAGAGTTTGAGGAGGATCTGTCTGGAGTGGATGACAGGAAATGCATGGTAAGCATTTGGAGTGTCCAAATGGGGGTTTCACTTGAGTGAATGTAAAGTACACGTGATGCATTCATGTTTCAAACGTTTGAGAAATCTGTTAAGCCTTGCCGATCCCCCATTGGTGCAAAACCTGTAGGTGTATAAACCTCTCTGTGGCAACGCTCCAGACTATAATGAGCATATGATGTGGTgagaggttttttttctttttttacaaaactTTCCACCTACTTACAAAACTTTCCTCCAATTTTTCACGCTTGTGTCAATGAATTGATGATACTGCAGGAAAAGAAGTGGGAGAGGCAGAGAAATTAGACTCCCACTCTTTGAATCAGATTGTGTCCCTGAATACTGAATAGGATCAAAGATTATCCAAGGTCCCTCTtgaaaaagctttttttgtaTGCTGATTACAGATAAGCTATTTAAGCTGTTTGGAGAGTGGCTGAGAGAAATGGGTCacgtgcatctgtgtgtgcagATTTGATCGGAATAATTATTTTAAACGGGTGGAGGACGACTGAGCCTCAGCATATGCATGTTTAAATCTATATTCTCACGCATCCACGTCATGTAATATGACCCAATTTTTCGCCCTGACCTGTGGCCTCATGCAGACCACCATCACCTGGGAGGGAGACAAGCTGGTGTGTGTGCAGAAGGGAGAGATTGAAGGAAGAGGCTGGACCCACTGGGTGGACGGAGATGAGCTTCATCTGGTAAGAAAACCTGCCATGAATATTGATGGCTGCAATTTGGACACTTTAATCCAAATCCAAAATGCCTCTCTACACTGTATGTGCGGTGCATATTTTGTGTAACTTGTGAATTGGCCCACTAGCTCCAGCAGAAGTAACATTATCCTATGAGGTGCATATGGATGTAACTCATTTACTGCTATGTATTTTTGCATAAGGAACTACATCTAAAGATATACTGTTTAAAGGGGGGGAGACAGACTGCTATTAACTGAAACCTCCAGTGATCCAGCACACATCCACATCAGCCACTGCCATGTTATTatcttgacttttttcaatcTAATTTCTTTTAGAAGAACttcaataactttttttttttttttttttttaaacatctccTCTGTAAAATTCAAAGTGCGTTGCCCAGTGTGGCCCGTAATGAAACCATTAGCATCTGAAAAGACTCTAAAGTAATGACTAGCACATTACCATTTTCATTAGCTCAGCATTATCAGATTTCCCTGTGTGTGATTACTGCTATCAAAGCTAAGCAAAAATAATCTGCCACATTATTTGGTTTAAGTGATGCCAACAGATGTTTTCAATCAGCGGCCATGAAATTAGTTACTAGTCGGAAGTTCCCAAGAGCTGAGAGAGGGTTTTGAATGTGGAGCAACAGTGGCCTCTGCTGGCAGAAAATACTTTGCAATGTGGATGCCAAAAGGTATATTAGAAAACTGACCTTTTGGAGTACCTTAAATTATTCAACATACTGCACATCCAATGTCTCAATTCATACTTTACTAACAATTGACACATCCTCAGCCCCTCTTACTTATAATACTGTTGATAAGTCAGACACATtttagagagatagagagataaataaatagatagatagatagatagatagattgatagatactttattgattgCCAAGGGGAAATTctaggtcccagtagcttaaagacatcacacacaacatacacatacatcataaacaggatgataaaataacaaatccacatgaataatattgacaataaaagaaaagatactaaataaaaaaaatccacatgaatgtactaagggatgtataagcatgagacgcttgcagtgacagggcagggactgaccctgtgattcagtatgtatggtaaggtgctctatgagagtgtgtgtcatggtggtagtgcaaataagtccaacagtgcaaggataaagtctagaggccagcattaaatatggacaatataagagaataatgtagacttagaaatataaaaactatatggCAGTGCAAgaataaagtatttaaaaaaaagacttggGCATTATAAGGGAATAAAGTAGTTAAagacagtaggatagacacaaatcaacagtcaatattagaggtttgaagtaatagGGTTACAGCCATCGTTCAAGTACTTAGTCTGTGATTGTACTGTTTAGGGAAGACAGTACAGGGCTTATGATCTGCAATCATTCTCCTCGGCATTCCAATTTGTCAAAATTACATTCTGAGTCCGTTCAAATCTAAAATAAATCTGTTTTAATCTATAAAACTTCCAATTGTCTTTTGTTCTCTGCAGGAGCTGAGAGCTGCCGGAGCTGTTTGCAAGCAGGTCTTCAAGAAGACCTAAGCTGGCTCTTATTGGACAAGACGGTGTCCCCGGCTGACATCGGCTTACAGAGACGCTCCACACCCATGCCTCTGACGTACCATCCAACTTTCCCTTTGGTCGTTTGTACATCTCTCCATGTGTCCATCTACCCATGTGATTTTCATTATGAATATTATTTTCTTGAAAcactcatttatttttcatcaaTAGCCTACTGTTGCCAAAGCCAATTCAAAGGGGCGGGGCAGTGTGTATCATGTAACATCACAAAATGCAATCCTGTAAATATGTCTCAGGGCAAGTGCTCTTTTAATTACCAAGTTTAGATGTGTTGGACACATGCATACCGCTACTATAGGTGTAGCTGATCTGACAGGTGAGCCAGATTGATGAACGCAATGCTCTGCCTTGGAAAAGTAATGGATGGCAGTGAAGAGAAGAGAGCAGTGGGTTCATCCCATTTTAGTTCTTTGAGTCATTGCTGTGGATGGAAAAAGAtgaacatctgtatgtgtgaggGCTGTAAACGTCTTTGCTACGGATGCTTAGTCTCAAGAATGGATATAAAATGTGATGTGTGTATTTATCCCTCCCAATTCATTTGGGAACGTGCCATAAAATTAATCAGTCAATAAAGTAAACAGTGCTCAACAACAGCGCCATTTCTTTTGTTAATCAGACTAGTTGGAAACGGGGACATGCTTTGTATGGCAGTTCAGTCATACAATAGACAAACCATTAAAATGATTGGTTGTTGTTTACTGAACTTTCACAGGCCCACAGATCAGCTGGTTGAAGCTTGCTTTTAATGCGAAAATGCATTTCCAAACGTGGACGAAGAATTTAAGGGCCTCAAGGCTACTTGAGGATTTCAGTGAGTGAAGCGAAGCCTGTGGAGCTTCGGCCAGACATCTCAAGGCACGCTGTGCTCTGAACCAGCTAATCTGTCAGCTCACTTTGTGCATTGCCATTTCGATTGGGCAGTCATTATAAACTGTCCAACTCACTTGCTCattcactgctgctgctgcttgccCTGCTGTGCAGCCTCCTGCCGCTTCTTGTGCATTCATGCCCCAACAGCAGCCCAGCAGCTACCTGCGGCCTCTGTTTATTTATGGTTCCCCTAAGGGGTTGTTATTGATCTCTCCCTGCACTTGCTTTGgcgggttaaaaaaaaagattgcgtCAGACAGAGGTCGAAACAG
This Sander lucioperca isolate FBNREF2018 chromosome 9, SLUC_FBN_1.2, whole genome shotgun sequence DNA region includes the following protein-coding sequences:
- the LOC116037237 gene encoding uncharacterized protein LOC116037237, whose amino-acid sequence is MATRRVPLVLLACGSFNPITNQHMRLFELARDHMHSTGQYQVVGGIVSPVSDGYGKQGLVLAKHRIAMAKLALQSSNWVTVDEWESQQPDWTETVVTMRYHYGRILEEYEQSTGMHDDFSGNTTPLSSPCPQLKLLCGADFLDTFKIPGLWRDDHVEEVAGRFGLVCVSRGGLQPERAVHESDTLSRQRQNIFLVREWVRNETSATEIRRALRRDRSVKYLIPDAVIEYIHKHNLYTEDSERRNKGTVLRPLAKQAQPVKSLDDWSCTQAQVAIHSGPRHHSLGVGKAAEQQTANMPADLNGYWKMISNDNFEEYLKALEVNIAIRKIATLLKPDKDIVHDGDHIIIKTLSTFKNYNMDFHVGKEFEEDLSGVDDRKCMTTITWEGDKLVCVQKGEIEGRGWTHWVDGDELHLELRAAGAVCKQLSIVLCPHALGASHIKAGGHPAPSPSIPCLKSTHTTVSPAASMPADFSGTWILETNDKFEEYLKALNIDFATRKIAISLSQTKVVAQDGEKFNFKTLSTFRNYELAFTVGIEFDECTKGLDNRNIKCLVTWEGDKLVCTQKGEKANRGWKHWIEGNKLFLELTCENVVCVQVFKRKE
- the rbp1.1 gene encoding retinol-binding protein 1.1, whose translation is MPADLNGYWKMISNDNFEEYLKALEVNIAIRKIATLLKPDKDIVHDGDHIIIKTLSTFKNYNMDFHVGKEFEEDLSGVDDRKCMTTITWEGDKLVCVQKGEIEGRGWTHWVDGDELHLELRAAGAVCKQVFKKT